From the genome of Drosophila melanogaster chromosome 2L, one region includes:
- the Spn28F gene encoding serpin 28F, which yields MKHLCLLLLATSVSCRFADDFYQLLAKENAANNLISSPLSVEIALSMAYMGARAKTAQEMRNVLKLPDDKKEVAAKYKDLLSKLEGREKVATLSLANRIYVNKKFQLVPSYNQMVKDSFMAEAEAIDIVDPNKASSIVNNWVDNQTRGKIKDLVSSNDMSKMELIVLNAIYFKGQWEYKFNPKLTKKRNFRVSDQKSVPVEMMSLFQSFRAAHDSELGAKIIELPYRNSSLSMLIFLPDQVDGLSELEKKIVGFKPKLSKMDVTLRLPKFKIEFFAQLNKVLVAMGIQDAFEKSADFKDLVENSNVHVKKVIHKAFIEVNEEGAEAAAATALLFVRYSMPMPSSQMVFNADHPFAYVIRDRETIYFQGHFVKPNE from the exons ATGAAGCATTTGT GTCTGCTTCTTTTGGCCACGTCGGTATCTTGTCGCTTTGCCGACGATTTCTACCAACTTTTGGCCAAGGAAAATGCGGCCAATAATCTCATTTCCTCTCCCCTTTCCGTGGAAATCGCACTGAGCATGGCCTACATGGGAGCCAGGGCAAAGACAGCCCAAGAAATGAGGAATGTTTTGAAACTGCCCGATGACAAAAAGGAAGTGGCAGCCAAATACAAGGACCTTCTGAGTAAACTCGAAGGACGCGAGAAGGTAGCCACTCTCAGTTTGGCTAATCGCATATACGTGAACAAAAAGTTCCAGCTAGTACCGAGTTACAATCAGATGGTCAAGGATTCATTTATGGCTGAAGCGGAGGCAATCGACATTGTCGATCCCAATAAGGCTTCTTCAATTGTCAATAATTGGGTAGATAATCAGACGCGTGGTAAAATCAAAGACTTAGTTTCATCCAATGACATGTCGAAAATGGAATTGATCGTCTTAAATGCCATATACTTTAAAGGCCAGTGGGAGTACAAATTTAATCCCAAGttaacgaagaagaggaaTTTCCGTGTTTCGGATCAAAAGAGTGTTCCTGTCGAGATGATGTCACTATTTCAATCATTTAGGGCCGCACATGATAGTGAACTGGGTGCCAAAATTATCGAGCTGCCCTACAGAAATTCAAGCCTGTCCATGCTAATTTTTCTACCGGACCAGGTCGATGGACTATCAGAGCTGGAGAAAAAGATTGTAGGATTCAAACCGAAACTTTCCAAAATGGATGTAACTTTAAGGCTTCCCAAGTTTAAAATCGAATTCTTCGCTCAACTAAACAAAGTTCTTGTGGCG ATGGGCATACAAGATGCGTTCGAAAAATCTGCTGACTTCAAAGATCTGGTCGAAAACAGTAACGTTCATGTGAAAAAAGTCATTCATAAGGCGTTCATCGAGGTTAATGAAGAAGGAGCTGAGGCAGCGGCTGCAACAG CTTTACTTTTCGTGCGCTATAGTATGCCTATGCCGTCATCTCAAATGGTTTTTAATGCCGATCATCCTTTTGCCTATGTCATTCGCGATAGGGAAACCATTTATTTCCAGGGCCACTTTGTGAAACCGAATGAATAA
- the CG14277 gene encoding uncharacterized protein, isoform B produces the protein MLRLICVFLLSCVGFQAALACNGYKAKLVKLENCAGEDAIMTVGSDFSLKLNKKCELVPSGCIMNKPFSTAVAKFKVQKDGIVMKEGKIDLCAAIDQASSEGKDMLKLFGAPSSCPVGEEKVCANDHSVDLSKYKAMLGMARGHLIIDSEVKHDTGKSCIHAEIEITKN, from the exons ATGTTGCGTCTGATTTGCGTGTTCCTGCTCAGCTGCGTTGGCTTCCAGGCAGCCTTGGCTTGC AATGGCTACAAAGCCAAgctggtcaagttggagaACTGTGCCGGCGAGGATGCCATTATGACGGTGGGCAGTGACTTCAGCCTGAAGCTAAACAAGAAGTGTGAACTGGTACCCTCGGGCTGCATCATGAACAAGCCGTTCAGTACCGCGGTGGCTAAGTTCAAGGTCCAGAAGGATGGCATCGTAATGAAGGAGGGCAAGATCGATCTATGCGCCGCCATTGATCAGGCCTCCTCCGAAGGTAAGGACATGCTAAAGCTTTTCGGAGCACCTTCCTCCTGTCCGGTGGGCGAGGAGAAGGTGTGCGCCAACGATCACTCCGTGGATCTGAGCAAGTACAAGGCCATGTTGGGCATGGCTCGTGGTCACCTCATCATCGATTCTGAGGTCAAGCATGACACG GGCAAGTCCTGCATTCATGCCGAAATCGAGATCACCAAGAACTAG
- the CG43057 gene encoding uncharacterized protein, isoform B, translating into MKLLLLAVIVALAWLLIEAGKTRTKNSSCLVKNKYPPESSCRSSHREFFAFHRVLFDCIKVTTNCRKIYRRNEFHSLQSCRDACHYHMAEPSPPPPQNGTTSAPGGASGAPGDAPAAETPAAA; encoded by the exons ATGAAGCTACTGCTGTTGGCGGTGATTGTTGCCCTCGCTTGGCTTCTTATAGAGGCTGGCAAGACCAGGA CTAAGAACAGCTCCTGTCTGGTGAAAAACAAATATCCCCCCGAATCTTCTTGTAGATCATCGCATCGGGAATTCTTTGCCTTTCACCGAGTTCTATTCGACTGCATAAAG GTGACCACAAATTGCCGCAAGATCTACAGGAGGAATGAGTTCCATAGTTTGCAATCGTGCAGAGATGCATGTCACTACCACATGGCTGAACCAAGTCCGCCACCACCCCAAAATGGTACGACTTCTGCACCTGGAGGTGCCTCCGGAGCGCCAGGAGACGCTCCAGCAGCTGAAACGCCAGCTGCAGCGTGA